A region of Mesorhizobium sp. AR02 DNA encodes the following proteins:
- a CDS encoding aldehyde dehydrogenase family protein: MLTRASDQTHNLLIDGRRVAALSGRTFETVNPATGEVIAKIAEAGVDDVDAAVRSARAAFEGPWKRMRAADRGLLMLKLADLIRRDEDELVNLESLDSGKPVSAIRRQDLPAVLDTLTYYAGMADKINGQVIPARPDALTYTVREPLGVVAAIIPWNFPLMIGMWKIAPALACGCTVVLKPAEVTPLTALKIGELALEAGFPAGVLNVVPGFGKIAGQALVDHPDVDKITFTGSPVVGRQILQGASGNLKRVTLELGGKSANIIFPDADLDTAVKAAGSGIFFNTGQVCSAGSRILAHESVYDEVVQRLAARAESTRIGNPQETSTAMGPLVSGVQMKRVLDYIEIGRNEGATLVTGGSRHGDVGYFVKPTVFADVEHQMRISQEEIFGPVATVIKFTDEADALRLANGTVYSLAAGVWSSDIGRVHRFARELKAGTVWVNTYGPTDIRLPWGGSRDSGFGREHGDAAIENFTEQKVVWIQTGR, encoded by the coding sequence ATGCTCACCCGGGCTTCCGACCAGACGCACAATCTCCTGATCGACGGACGCCGCGTGGCGGCGCTGTCGGGCCGCACCTTCGAAACGGTCAATCCCGCCACCGGAGAGGTGATCGCCAAGATCGCCGAGGCCGGTGTGGACGATGTCGATGCGGCGGTGCGTTCGGCACGCGCGGCCTTCGAAGGCCCGTGGAAGCGCATGCGCGCCGCTGATCGTGGTCTGCTGATGCTCAAGCTCGCCGACCTCATCCGCCGCGACGAGGACGAACTGGTCAATCTGGAAAGCCTCGATTCCGGCAAGCCGGTCTCGGCCATTCGCCGCCAGGACCTGCCCGCCGTCCTCGACACGCTGACCTACTATGCAGGGATGGCCGACAAGATAAACGGCCAGGTCATTCCCGCCCGCCCCGATGCCTTGACCTACACGGTGCGCGAGCCGCTTGGCGTCGTTGCCGCGATCATCCCATGGAACTTCCCGCTGATGATCGGCATGTGGAAGATTGCACCCGCGCTCGCCTGCGGCTGCACGGTGGTGCTGAAGCCCGCCGAGGTGACGCCGCTGACGGCGCTCAAGATCGGCGAACTGGCGCTGGAAGCGGGTTTTCCCGCCGGTGTTCTGAATGTCGTTCCGGGCTTCGGCAAGATCGCCGGCCAGGCCCTGGTCGACCATCCCGATGTCGACAAGATCACCTTCACCGGCTCGCCGGTCGTCGGCCGCCAGATCCTGCAGGGTGCTTCGGGCAACCTGAAGCGCGTGACGCTGGAACTCGGCGGCAAGTCCGCCAACATCATCTTCCCCGACGCCGACCTCGACACCGCGGTCAAGGCCGCAGGTTCCGGCATCTTCTTCAACACCGGCCAGGTCTGCTCGGCCGGTTCGCGCATCCTGGCGCATGAATCCGTCTATGACGAGGTCGTCCAGCGGCTGGCCGCACGTGCCGAATCCACCCGCATCGGCAACCCGCAGGAGACCTCGACGGCAATGGGCCCGCTGGTCTCCGGAGTGCAGATGAAGCGCGTTCTGGACTACATCGAGATCGGCCGCAACGAAGGCGCGACGCTGGTAACCGGCGGCAGCCGCCACGGCGATGTCGGCTATTTCGTCAAGCCGACGGTGTTCGCCGATGTCGAGCACCAGATGCGCATTTCGCAGGAAGAGATTTTCGGCCCGGTCGCGACCGTCATCAAATTCACCGATGAGGCCGACGCGCTGCGTCTGGCCAACGGCACCGTCTATAGCCTGGCGGCCGGTGTGTGGAGCAGCGACATCGGCCGCGTCCATCGCTTCGCCAGGGAGCTGAAGGCCGGCACGGTCTGGGTCAACACCTATGGCCCGACCGACATCCGCCTGCCCTGGGGCGGATCGCGCGATTCCGGCTTCGGCCGCGAGCATGGCGACGCGGCCATCGAGAATTTCACCGAACAGAAGGTCGTATGGATCCAGACCGGCCGCTGA
- a CDS encoding DUF3309 domain-containing protein: MPISTLVIVVLILVLIGAVPAWPHSRSWGYGPSGIVGVVLVGIVVLLLMGRL, encoded by the coding sequence ATGCCGATCAGCACTCTCGTCATCGTCGTCCTGATCCTTGTCCTCATCGGTGCGGTGCCGGCCTGGCCGCATTCACGCTCGTGGGGTTATGGACCTTCGGGCATTGTCGGCGTGGTGCTGGTAGGGATCGTGGTGTTGCTTTTGATGGGGCGGCTCTGA
- a CDS encoding methionyl-tRNA formyltransferase: MRLAIIGQQAFGKSVLEAFLARGDEIAGVFCAPEKPGARPDPLRLAAEEHGLKLFQLPSLKGEAAETALRELDVELAVMAYVLQFAPQTFVNIPKHGTIQYHPSLLPKYRGPSSINWPLIKGDGQTGLTIFRPTDGLDEGPVLLQVTVGIGPEDTLGSVYFDRLFPLGVQAMLDAADLVVSGRHQEIPQDESQASYEGWCKDAEARINWHSHIDTIHNLIRGCDPAPGAWTTVDGEKIRLFEVRKHPARKFADVVGKPGEISWVGEKSLQVTVQGGNLEIFKVRTEAGAKMSGAEFAKSKGLLAGSKLGTDAPAAKPAVAAKVEKDVADA; encoded by the coding sequence ATGCGTCTTGCAATCATCGGACAGCAGGCCTTCGGCAAAAGCGTGCTTGAGGCCTTCCTGGCGCGCGGCGACGAGATCGCCGGCGTCTTCTGCGCCCCGGAAAAGCCTGGCGCCAGGCCCGACCCGCTGCGCCTCGCGGCCGAGGAACACGGACTAAAACTGTTCCAGCTGCCGAGCCTGAAGGGCGAGGCAGCGGAAACAGCGCTGCGCGAACTCGATGTCGAGCTGGCGGTCATGGCCTATGTACTGCAGTTCGCCCCGCAGACCTTCGTCAACATTCCGAAGCACGGCACCATCCAGTACCACCCTTCGCTGCTGCCGAAGTACCGCGGCCCGAGCTCGATCAACTGGCCGCTGATCAAGGGCGACGGCCAGACCGGCCTGACCATCTTCCGCCCGACCGATGGCCTCGACGAAGGTCCGGTCCTGCTGCAGGTGACGGTCGGCATCGGCCCCGAGGACACGCTGGGCAGCGTCTATTTCGACCGGCTGTTTCCGCTCGGCGTCCAGGCGATGCTAGACGCGGCCGATCTCGTCGTCTCCGGCCGCCACCAGGAAATCCCGCAGGACGAATCCCAGGCGAGCTACGAGGGTTGGTGCAAGGACGCCGAGGCCAGGATCAACTGGCACAGCCATATCGACACCATCCACAACCTCATCCGCGGCTGCGACCCGGCGCCCGGCGCCTGGACGACCGTGGACGGCGAAAAAATCCGCCTGTTCGAGGTCCGGAAGCACCCGGCACGCAAGTTCGCCGATGTGGTCGGCAAACCCGGCGAGATCAGCTGGGTCGGCGAAAAGAGCCTGCAAGTCACCGTCCAGGGCGGCAATCTTGAAATCTTCAAGGTCCGCACCGAAGCCGGGGCAAAAATGTCCGGCGCCGAGTTCGCGAAGTCGAAAGGCCTGCTGGCAGGCTCAAAACTGGGAACCGACGCCCCGGCGGCAAAACCTGCCGTGGCCGCCAAGGTCGAGAAGGACGTCGCTGACGCCTGA
- a CDS encoding citrate synthase/methylcitrate synthase — protein sequence MANGLDDVVAAETVLSDVDGLGGRLTIRGHSLPELAGRWSYPQVVRLLLDGFFEDLPGDAELAVKLGEARVEVFDRLLPSLPLLASLEIYSAMRAGMAMLPDGETLADALRLIAAPAVLTPALLRLQRGEQPIAPDGKADHAADMLRMLKSSVPSPALAKALDTYLVTVCDHGLNASTFATRVVASTLAGLTSSVLAGLGALKGPLHGGAPGPVIEMLDAIEAHGDAAGWLRDEIAHGRRIMGFGHRIYRVRDPRADVLKAVVRQLGSEGETGRRLAFAEKVEQTALEVLRIAKPQRSLQTNVEFYTALVLEAAGFPPHAFSNVFAAGRVSGWIAHAREQQTTGRLIRPQSRYVGPVPDLVA from the coding sequence ATGGCGAATGGGCTCGATGATGTGGTGGCGGCTGAAACCGTGCTGTCCGACGTGGACGGTCTGGGCGGCCGCCTGACGATCCGCGGCCATTCGCTGCCGGAGCTGGCCGGACGATGGAGTTATCCGCAGGTCGTCCGCCTGTTGCTGGATGGGTTCTTCGAGGATCTGCCTGGTGACGCCGAACTGGCGGTGAAACTGGGCGAGGCACGTGTCGAGGTGTTCGACCGCCTCCTGCCTTCGCTGCCCTTGCTGGCGTCGCTTGAAATCTACAGCGCCATGCGCGCCGGCATGGCAATGCTGCCGGACGGCGAGACGCTGGCGGACGCGCTACGGCTGATCGCGGCGCCGGCGGTGCTGACGCCGGCTTTGCTGCGCCTGCAGCGCGGTGAGCAGCCGATCGCGCCGGACGGCAAGGCCGATCATGCCGCCGACATGTTGCGGATGCTCAAGAGTTCCGTCCCGTCGCCGGCATTGGCAAAGGCGCTCGACACCTATCTGGTGACCGTCTGCGACCATGGCCTCAACGCCTCGACCTTCGCCACCCGCGTCGTCGCTTCGACATTGGCCGGGCTGACCTCGTCGGTGCTGGCCGGCCTCGGCGCGCTCAAGGGGCCGCTGCATGGCGGTGCGCCCGGCCCGGTGATCGAGATGCTGGATGCGATTGAGGCGCATGGCGATGCCGCCGGCTGGCTGCGCGACGAGATCGCGCATGGCAGGCGCATCATGGGCTTCGGCCATCGCATCTACCGCGTGCGCGACCCGCGCGCCGATGTGCTGAAGGCGGTGGTGCGGCAACTCGGCAGCGAGGGCGAAACCGGCCGCCGGCTGGCCTTCGCTGAAAAGGTCGAACAGACGGCGCTTGAGGTGCTGCGGATCGCCAAGCCGCAGCGCTCGCTGCAGACCAATGTCGAGTTCTACACCGCGCTGGTGCTGGAAGCGGCTGGTTTTCCGCCACACGCCTTCAGCAATGTTTTTGCCGCCGGGCGCGTCTCCGGCTGGATCGCGCATGCACGGGAGCAGCAGACGACCGGACGGCTGATCCGCCCGCAATCGCGCTATGTCGGCCCGGTGCCTGACCTGGTCGCCTGA
- a CDS encoding helix-turn-helix transcriptional regulator, with product MIQIEIDPVWRFRRREDAQSLQIMLDFLAEIRATGKITSAADKAHISYRHAWNLIEKWSAFFNMPLVVRKQGSGTSLTPFGDKLVWAGQRLEARLRPLLQNLSQELETEINQMLPHGPLVLRVHASHGFAVPKLREILSREPDIGVDFRYVSNQNSLASLAHDGCDLAGLHLPQGELRKRAIAASKGWLTPSVHRVISFVTREMGLMVRRGNPLGITTLERLLDPSIRFVNRDPDSGTRLLFEQLLAQHGLDGTRINGYEHSEFTHAAVAAYVASDLADVAFGVEAAARQFGLDFVRVLTEDYFFVCKKPILEVEAVRRVLSIMRGEEFHAAISQLPGYRVKDAGSIKTISEVFRKSE from the coding sequence TTGATCCAGATCGAGATCGATCCGGTGTGGCGCTTCAGGCGGCGCGAGGATGCGCAATCGCTGCAGATCATGCTGGATTTCCTCGCCGAAATCCGGGCGACGGGCAAGATCACCTCGGCGGCCGACAAGGCGCATATCTCCTATCGGCATGCCTGGAACCTGATCGAGAAGTGGTCTGCGTTCTTCAACATGCCGCTGGTGGTGCGCAAGCAAGGCAGCGGCACCAGCCTGACGCCTTTCGGCGACAAGCTGGTCTGGGCCGGGCAAAGGCTGGAGGCGCGCCTTCGTCCCTTGCTGCAGAACCTGTCGCAGGAACTGGAGACCGAGATCAACCAGATGCTGCCGCATGGGCCGCTGGTGCTGCGGGTCCACGCAAGCCACGGTTTCGCGGTGCCGAAGCTGCGCGAAATCCTCAGCCGCGAGCCCGACATCGGCGTCGACTTCCGCTATGTCAGCAACCAGAACTCGCTGGCCTCGCTTGCCCATGACGGCTGCGACCTGGCGGGCCTGCACCTGCCGCAGGGCGAGTTGCGCAAACGCGCGATCGCCGCCAGCAAGGGCTGGCTGACGCCGAGCGTCCATCGCGTCATCAGCTTCGTCACGCGCGAAATGGGCCTGATGGTCAGGCGCGGCAATCCGCTAGGCATCACCACGCTGGAGCGGCTGCTCGATCCGTCGATCCGCTTCGTCAATCGCGATCCGGATTCAGGGACCAGGCTGCTGTTCGAACAGTTGCTGGCGCAGCACGGGCTGGATGGCACGCGCATCAATGGCTATGAGCATTCCGAGTTTACGCATGCCGCGGTCGCCGCCTATGTCGCCAGCGATCTGGCCGACGTGGCGTTCGGCGTCGAGGCAGCGGCGCGGCAGTTCGGGCTCGATTTCGTGCGGGTGCTGACCGAGGACTATTTCTTCGTCTGCAAGAAGCCGATCCTCGAGGTCGAGGCCGTCCGGCGGGTGCTATCGATCATGCGCGGCGAGGAATTCCACGCCGCTATATCGCAATTGCCGGGCTATCGCGTGAAGGATGCCGGATCGATCAAGACCATCAGCGAGGTCTTCCGGAAATCTGAGTAG
- a CDS encoding efflux RND transporter periplasmic adaptor subunit: protein MPKIRFHKLAAIVVLIGFAAWMGTGEFSSVGSVAANKAKAAEVEQGKAPDASKPKTAEAEAKAPLRTVAVVTPPRKTYARAIRISGLTEADKRAVLATRVAGVIDKLPVKQGDHVKTGDLVLMLAAEEKISMVDNAKQLVAQRQAELDASLRLMKSGNLPKLQLDTARSNLTLAQSQLDTAQAELDRNEVKAPFDGVIDRVPVELGSSVMQGGEVATILKLDPVIARGEISERDLGYLKLGDKANVRLVSGQTVEGTVRYISRDASSATRTFRIEVAIPNADGSVPAGMTAEIQLSALPTDAVLLPRSVVTLGDKGDLGIRAVGKDNRVAFFPIDLVDDTPTGLVLGGIPADARIIVAGQELVKEGDEVKPVEADQATINKLIGEATAGTQ from the coding sequence ATGCCTAAAATCAGGTTTCACAAGCTTGCAGCCATTGTTGTGCTCATTGGTTTCGCGGCGTGGATGGGAACGGGCGAATTCTCGTCGGTCGGCAGCGTAGCAGCCAACAAGGCCAAGGCAGCCGAGGTCGAGCAGGGCAAGGCGCCGGATGCGAGCAAACCGAAGACGGCGGAAGCCGAGGCGAAGGCGCCGCTGCGCACTGTTGCCGTTGTGACGCCGCCGCGCAAGACCTATGCGCGCGCCATCCGCATTTCAGGCCTGACCGAGGCCGACAAGCGCGCCGTGCTTGCCACACGTGTCGCCGGCGTCATCGACAAGCTGCCGGTCAAGCAAGGCGATCACGTCAAGACCGGTGACCTGGTGCTGATGCTGGCCGCCGAGGAAAAGATCTCGATGGTCGACAATGCCAAGCAGCTTGTCGCGCAGCGGCAGGCCGAGCTGGACGCGTCGCTGCGGCTGATGAAATCAGGCAATTTGCCCAAGCTGCAGCTTGACACCGCCCGCTCCAATCTGACCCTGGCGCAATCGCAGCTGGATACCGCGCAGGCCGAGCTCGACCGCAACGAAGTGAAGGCGCCTTTCGACGGCGTCATCGACCGGGTGCCGGTGGAACTCGGCAGCTCCGTCATGCAGGGCGGCGAGGTGGCGACCATCCTCAAGCTCGATCCGGTGATCGCGCGCGGCGAGATCAGCGAGCGCGACCTCGGCTATCTCAAGCTTGGCGACAAGGCCAATGTGCGGCTGGTCAGCGGCCAGACCGTCGAAGGCACGGTGCGCTACATCAGCCGCGACGCGTCGTCGGCGACCCGCACCTTCCGAATCGAGGTCGCCATCCCCAACGCCGATGGCTCGGTGCCGGCCGGCATGACGGCGGAAATCCAGCTCAGCGCGCTGCCGACCGACGCGGTCCTGCTGCCGCGTTCGGTGGTGACGCTCGGCGACAAGGGCGATCTCGGCATCCGCGCCGTCGGCAAGGACAACAGAGTGGCGTTCTTCCCGATCGACCTGGTCGATGACACGCCGACCGGCCTCGTGCTCGGCGGCATCCCCGCCGATGCGCGCATCATCGTTGCTGGCCAGGAGTTGGTGAAGGAAGGCGATGAGGTCAAGCCGGTCGAGGCCGACCAGGCGACCATCAACAAGCTGATCGGCGAAGCCACCGCCGGCACGCAGTAG
- a CDS encoding efflux RND transporter permease subunit translates to MDIVRLAINNARLTISVLVFLLIAGWVAYQSTPKEAEPDVPIPMMYVSLIYQGISPEDSERLLLRPMESKLKSLKGLKEMRSAAFQGGGYVLVEFQPQTNLATALQDTRSKVQDGKADLPQAAEEPVVTEVNISEFPVLVVTLSGELPERVLAAAARELRDRIEEVPGVLEGSLQGSRDNLVEVVIDPMKLSSYGLQLDQLIGAVGASNSLVAAGNIEGSEGKYAVKVPSLIETPEDVAALPVVAGPNAVVQAKDIATIRSTFADATTITRLNGKPAIAIEVKKRIGANLIDTLTKVRAVSDAFVKTMPEGMHVTYTQDKSVFVNQLLGDLQNHVMIAVILVFIVILYALSGRASLLIGLAIPSSFLIGILLLAMMGYTINMIVLFSLILAVGMLVDDAIIVTEFAERRMSEGMAKQEAFALAAKRMAGPVIAATMTRIAAFSPLLFWPGIIGDFMKYMPITLIVTLSASMLYALVFAPTLGAIFAKAPQHHEDDNRDGWYMAIVKQAVRFPITVVLLTVALLFGVGFAYSKYGAGVEFFPSVEPDYGLLYVHARGNLSLAEMDTATKIAENRLLGWPGVKSVYTRVGKTQGGGQDVPEDVVGVIQYEFVDWRERKSANQILDELRGVMAGIPGVDVEVRVPEAGPPTGKPIQIRLSAIDPKGLDEKARAVAARIAKVPGVIDISDGLPPPGVDWAIEVDRAKAAQYGISPTSVGTVVQLVTNGLKLSEYRPAGADKAVDIRLRLPEDRRTLSTLDELRVQTSQGSVPISNFVVRKAKPSVGILNRIDGARTVVVQANVAAGAQVAAVQQQVTQAVTDMNLSSGIRWKLAGSNEDSAEASAFLGKAFGAAIFLIFLVLLMQFNKFTSVLMVLSCVVMATIGVFLGLLLTGEAFGIVMSGIGVIALAGVVVNNNIVLIDTYDRLREEGWDKMDAVLQTCRERARPVVLTAVSAILGVLPIAFGLGLEIFHHETTINAPSTQWWISLSSAIVFGLSFATLLTLVVTPSMLMIFTRSKNSRFYAFFRRVFRRGKGTVSSTDAPGRDASVEPAIAFPKAAE, encoded by the coding sequence ATGGATATCGTCAGACTCGCAATCAACAATGCCCGCCTGACCATCTCGGTCCTGGTCTTCCTGCTGATTGCAGGCTGGGTCGCCTATCAGTCGACGCCGAAGGAAGCGGAACCCGACGTTCCGATTCCGATGATGTATGTCAGCCTGATCTATCAAGGCATTTCGCCTGAGGATTCCGAGCGCCTTCTGCTGCGGCCGATGGAAAGCAAGCTGAAAAGCCTGAAGGGCCTCAAGGAAATGCGCTCGGCCGCCTTCCAGGGTGGCGGCTACGTGCTGGTCGAGTTCCAGCCGCAGACCAACCTGGCGACGGCGCTGCAGGATACGCGTTCCAAGGTGCAGGACGGCAAGGCCGACCTGCCGCAGGCGGCCGAGGAGCCTGTCGTCACCGAGGTCAATATTTCCGAATTCCCGGTGCTCGTCGTCACCTTGTCCGGCGAATTGCCCGAACGCGTGCTGGCTGCCGCCGCGCGCGAACTGCGTGACCGCATCGAGGAGGTACCCGGCGTTCTCGAAGGCTCGCTGCAGGGCTCCCGCGACAATCTCGTCGAAGTTGTCATCGATCCGATGAAGCTATCGTCCTACGGTTTGCAGCTCGACCAGCTGATCGGCGCCGTCGGCGCTTCCAACAGCCTGGTCGCCGCCGGCAACATCGAGGGCTCGGAAGGCAAATACGCCGTCAAGGTGCCATCACTGATCGAGACGCCTGAAGATGTGGCTGCACTCCCCGTGGTCGCCGGCCCCAATGCCGTGGTGCAGGCCAAGGACATCGCGACGATCCGCTCGACCTTCGCCGACGCCACGACGATCACGCGTCTGAACGGCAAGCCGGCCATCGCCATCGAGGTGAAGAAGCGCATCGGCGCCAATCTGATCGACACGCTCACCAAGGTGAGGGCGGTGTCCGACGCCTTCGTCAAGACGATGCCCGAGGGGATGCACGTCACCTACACGCAGGACAAGTCGGTCTTCGTCAACCAGTTGCTCGGCGACCTGCAGAACCACGTGATGATCGCCGTCATCCTGGTGTTCATCGTCATCCTCTACGCGCTGTCCGGCCGTGCCTCGCTGCTGATCGGCCTGGCCATTCCGTCGTCCTTCCTGATCGGCATCCTGTTGCTCGCCATGATGGGCTACACGATCAACATGATCGTGCTGTTCAGCCTCATCCTGGCTGTCGGCATGCTGGTCGATGACGCCATCATCGTCACCGAATTCGCCGAACGACGGATGAGCGAGGGCATGGCCAAGCAGGAAGCCTTCGCGCTTGCCGCCAAGCGCATGGCCGGTCCGGTCATCGCGGCGACGATGACGCGCATCGCCGCCTTCTCGCCGCTGCTGTTCTGGCCCGGCATCATCGGCGACTTCATGAAATACATGCCGATCACGCTGATCGTCACGCTGTCGGCCTCGATGCTCTATGCGCTGGTGTTCGCGCCGACGCTGGGCGCGATCTTCGCCAAGGCGCCGCAACACCACGAGGACGACAATCGCGACGGCTGGTACATGGCTATCGTCAAGCAGGCGGTACGCTTTCCAATCACCGTGGTTTTGCTGACCGTTGCGTTGCTGTTCGGCGTCGGCTTTGCCTATTCGAAGTATGGCGCGGGTGTCGAGTTCTTCCCGAGTGTCGAGCCCGACTACGGCCTGCTCTATGTCCACGCACGTGGCAACCTCTCGCTGGCCGAAATGGATACCGCGACCAAGATTGCGGAAAACAGGCTGCTCGGCTGGCCGGGCGTCAAATCGGTCTACACCCGCGTCGGCAAGACGCAAGGTGGCGGCCAGGATGTTCCGGAAGACGTGGTCGGCGTCATCCAGTATGAATTTGTCGACTGGCGCGAGCGCAAGTCGGCAAACCAGATCCTGGATGAATTGCGCGGCGTCATGGCCGGCATTCCCGGTGTCGATGTCGAGGTGCGTGTGCCGGAAGCTGGCCCACCGACCGGCAAGCCGATCCAGATCAGGCTTTCGGCCATCGACCCCAAAGGCTTGGACGAGAAGGCGCGCGCTGTCGCGGCGCGCATCGCCAAGGTGCCTGGCGTCATTGACATTTCCGATGGTTTGCCGCCGCCCGGCGTCGACTGGGCGATCGAGGTCGACCGTGCCAAGGCTGCCCAGTACGGAATCAGCCCGACCTCGGTTGGAACGGTGGTGCAACTCGTCACCAACGGTCTGAAGCTTTCGGAATACCGGCCTGCCGGCGCCGACAAGGCGGTCGACATTCGTCTGCGCTTGCCGGAGGACCGTCGTACGCTGTCGACGCTCGACGAACTCAGGGTACAGACCTCGCAAGGGTCGGTACCGATCTCCAACTTCGTCGTCCGCAAGGCGAAGCCGAGTGTCGGCATCCTCAACCGCATCGATGGCGCCCGCACCGTGGTGGTGCAGGCCAACGTTGCGGCCGGCGCCCAGGTTGCCGCCGTGCAGCAGCAGGTCACTCAGGCTGTCACCGACATGAATCTCAGCAGCGGCATCCGCTGGAAGCTGGCCGGCTCGAACGAGGACAGTGCCGAAGCCAGCGCCTTCCTCGGTAAGGCATTCGGCGCGGCGATCTTCCTGATCTTCCTCGTGCTCCTGATGCAGTTCAACAAGTTCACCAGCGTGCTGATGGTGCTGTCTTGCGTGGTCATGGCGACGATAGGCGTGTTCCTTGGACTGCTGTTGACCGGAGAGGCATTCGGTATCGTCATGTCGGGCATTGGCGTCATCGCGCTGGCCGGCGTGGTGGTCAACAACAACATCGTGCTGATAGACACCTATGACCGGCTGCGGGAAGAAGGTTGGGATAAGATGGATGCCGTGCTGCAGACCTGCCGCGAGCGTGCGCGCCCGGTGGTGCTGACGGCGGTGTCGGCGATCCTCGGCGTGTTGCCGATCGCCTTCGGCCTTGGCCTCGAAATCTTCCATCACGAGACGACGATCAACGCGCCGTCGACGCAATGGTGGATCTCGCTGTCGTCGGCGATCGTCTTCGGCCTGTCCTTCGCCACCTTGCTGACGCTGGTGGTGACGCCGTCGATGCTGATGATCTTCACCCGCAGCAAGAACAGCCGCTTCTACGCGTTCTTCCGTCGGGTCTTCCGGCGCGGCAAGGGCACGGTTTCGTCGACCGATGCGCCGGGCCGGGATGCCAGCGTGGAACCCGCGATCGCCTTTCCAAAAGCCGCCGAGTAG
- a CDS encoding patatin-like phospholipase family protein, whose amino-acid sequence MTKNGKAEENKKINIALQGGGSHGAFSWGVLDRLLEDGRLEISAVSGTSAGAMNAVALADGFVRGGVEGARKKLDDFWRAVAAKGRFSPVQRMPWDVAWGNWSIENTPGYVFFDTMSRVFSPYVANPLGLNPLRDVVAQEIDFRNVRACKSMELFISATNVETGQLRVFSDGEIDLDTVMASACLPQLFRAVEIKGVPYWDGGYGGNPALFPFFKTAATEDVLLVQINPVVREGTPKSANEIQNRIDEITFNAGLLNEFRSIAFVKELIAAGRLPHGEYRDIRMHRIDADEAFKDLSASSKVNAEWAFLSYLRDLGRTAASDWLEENYDAVGNRPTLDLSGELDDGFKPVRGPAPGRRVKEFLAARKNPEAERRRA is encoded by the coding sequence ATGACGAAGAACGGCAAGGCGGAGGAAAACAAGAAGATCAACATCGCGCTACAGGGCGGCGGCTCGCATGGCGCCTTTTCCTGGGGTGTGCTCGACCGGCTGCTGGAGGACGGCAGGCTGGAGATATCAGCAGTATCCGGCACCAGCGCCGGCGCCATGAACGCGGTGGCGCTGGCCGACGGTTTTGTGCGCGGCGGGGTCGAAGGCGCGCGCAAGAAGCTGGACGATTTCTGGCGCGCCGTCGCGGCGAAGGGCCGGTTCAGCCCGGTGCAGCGCATGCCTTGGGATGTCGCCTGGGGCAACTGGTCGATCGAGAACACGCCGGGCTATGTCTTCTTCGACACCATGTCGCGGGTGTTCTCGCCCTATGTCGCCAATCCGCTCGGCCTCAATCCATTGCGCGACGTCGTCGCGCAGGAGATCGACTTCAGGAATGTCCGCGCCTGCAAGTCGATGGAGCTGTTCATCTCTGCCACCAATGTCGAGACCGGGCAGTTGCGGGTCTTTTCCGACGGCGAGATCGACCTCGACACGGTGATGGCCTCGGCCTGCCTGCCGCAACTGTTCCGCGCCGTCGAGATCAAGGGCGTGCCCTATTGGGATGGCGGCTATGGCGGCAACCCGGCGCTGTTCCCGTTCTTCAAGACGGCGGCGACCGAGGATGTGCTTTTGGTCCAGATCAATCCGGTGGTGCGCGAAGGCACGCCAAAGAGTGCCAACGAGATCCAGAACCGCATCGACGAGATCACCTTCAATGCCGGGCTGTTGAACGAATTCCGCTCGATCGCCTTCGTCAAGGAACTGATCGCCGCCGGCCGTCTGCCGCATGGCGAGTACCGCGACATCCGCATGCACCGCATCGATGCCGACGAGGCGTTCAAGGACCTGTCGGCATCATCCAAGGTCAATGCCGAATGGGCCTTCCTGAGCTATCTCAGAGATCTCGGCCGCACGGCGGCCAGCGACTGGCTGGAAGAGAATTACGACGCGGTCGGCAATCGGCCGACGCTCGATCTCTCCGGCGAACTCGACGACGGCTTCAAGCCGGTGCGCGGACCGGCGCCAGGTCGTCGGGTGAAGGAGTTTCTTGCCGCTCGCAAGAACCCGGAGGCGGAGCGCCGCCGGGCCTGA